A single Drechmeria coniospora strain ARSEF 6962 chromosome 03, whole genome shotgun sequence DNA region contains:
- a CDS encoding C6 finger domain protein, which yields MMPDDMEENSPEVSDQMSDNGDEAEAPVNEEGANMPGQSNKYDAKDPLRPRRKKARRACYACQRAHLTCGDERPCKRCVKRGLATGCQDGVRKKAKYLHDAPEDALGPVLGPSYNNIRARPISPRQASSHSHSDAAVPAVTPPTFLPRTATPSFPIYPAGSQAQVGMPDSLPFNPQASPVSVSTSYQAPAAGAQSMTMLPGNTMDLSALFDPSNPALYNFDLEGLNFGSQYAGWEFGILNKMALGAETPPCDNMSQTADANYAAMFSNGATPAYDAIMGSDFFGGVDSTSNFYTQDNLQHGLPHAYAIAAGPTSLASPSTDATASPQATLDATLDASPGTGPFGGLPNVAASTMKPRQDRLMHQMLGKRQRDSAAVYASVKEPYPYTAGFHNMISVIKHRLPLNKLLLIARSLGEIRPSFISCTKDLTREDLVFMEKCFQRTLVEFDDFLQHSCAPTIVCRRSGEVAAVNKEFTALTRWTKEVLLGKEPNRNAHARPASNGGSVDGDSAARTGDSTAETREGGGGGDRPQPVFLAELLDDDSVVQFYRDFAQLAFEDSRGKVQRSCSLLKYRTQDELDGKARTSRKDAKTSILSSRVTRIDGEHGISRIAKDGKVNCTYCWTIKRDVFDIPMMIIMNFLPRYYPNQGPQQLAV from the exons ATGATGCCGGACGACATGGAAGAGAACAGCCCAGAGGTTTCGGATCAAATGTCCGACAACGGAGACGAGGCGGAAGCACCCGTGAACGAAGAAGGCGCCAACATGCCCGGTCAATCCAACAAGTACGACGCCAAGGACCCcctgcggccgaggaggaagaaggccCGGAGGGCGTGCTACGCCTGCCAGAGAGCCCATCTCACGTGCG GAGATGAACGACCGTGCAAACGCTGCGTCAAGCGCGGCCTCGCCACCGGCTGTCAGGATGGCGTGCGGAAGAAGGCCAAGTATCTCCACGACGCGCCCGAGGACGCTCTCGGacccgtcctcggccccaGCTACAACAACATCCGGGCGAGGCCGATCAGTCCGCGCCAGGCGTCGTCTCACTCGCACTCGGACGCCGCAGTGCCGGCCGTGACGCCGCCCACCTTTCTGCCTCGCACCGCGACGCCGTCCTTCCCCATCTACCCGGCCGGGAGCCAGGCCCAGGTTGGCATGCCCGACAGCCTGCCGTTCAACCCCCAAGCCTCCCCCGTCTCCGTATCGACCTCCTACcaggcgccggcggcgggggcgcAGAGCATGACGATGCTCCCGGGAAACACGATGGACCTGAGCGCTCTGTTCGACCCCAGCAACCCGGCCTTGTACAACTTCGACCTCGAGGGCCTCAACTTCGGAAGCCAGTACGCCGGTTGGGAGTTTGGCATTCTCAACAAGATGGCGCTGGGCGCGGAAACGCCGCCGTGCGACAACATGTcccagacggccgacgccaaCTACGCGGCCATGTTCTCCAACGGGGCGACGCCTGCGTACGACGCCATCATGGGCAGCGACttcttcggcggcgtcgactcGACGTCCAACTTCTACACGCAGGATAACCTGCAGCATGGCCTTCCGCACGCATACGCCATAGCGGCCGGACCGACGAGCCTTGCGAGCCCCAGCACGGACGCGACGGCAAGCCCGCAAGCGACGCTCGATGCGACGCTCGACGCATCACCGGGCACCGGCCCCTTCGGCGGTCTACCCAACGTGGCTGCCTCAACGATGAAGCCGAGGCAGGACAGGCTGATGCATCAGATGCTCGGCAAGAGGCAGCgagactcggccgccgtctacGCGAGCGTCAAGGAGCCGTATCCGTACACGGCCGGCTTCCACAACATGATCTCGGTCATCAAGCACCGACTGCCCCTGAACAAGCTGCTGCTCATCGCTCGCTCCCTCGGCGAGATCCGGCCGTCGTTCATCTCCTGCACCAAGGATCTGACGCGCGAGGACCTCGTATTCATGGAGAAGTGCTTCCAGCGGACGCTGGTCGAGTTTGACGACTTCCTCCAGCACAGCTGCGCGCCGACCATCGTCTGCCGGCGCTCGGGGGAAGTGGCGGCGGTCAACAAGGAGTTCACGGCGCTGACCCGATGGACGAAGGAGGTGCTCCTCGGCAAGGAGCCCAACCGCAACGCGCACGCGCGTCCGGCATCCAACGGCGgatccgtcgacggcgactcTGCCGCGCGGACGGGAGATTCGACGGCGGAAACGagagagggcggcggcggcggcgatcgGCCCCAAcccgtcttcctcgccgaactgctcgacgacgatagCGTCGTTCAGTTCTACCGCGACTTTGCCCAGCTCGCGTTCGAGGACAGCCGCGGAAAGGTGCAGCGGAGCTGCAGCCTGCTCAAGTACCGAACGCAGGACGAGTTGGACGGCAAGGCGCGAACGTCGCGGAAGGACGCCAAGACGAGCATCCTGAGCAGCCGGGTCACGCggatcgacggcgagcacggcatCTCGCGCATtgccaaggacggcaaggtcaACTGCACCTACTGCTGGACCATCAAGCGGGACGTGTTTGACATTCCCATGATGATCATCATGAAC TTCCTACCGAGATATTATCCCAACCAGGGACCTCAACAGCTCGCCGTCTAG
- a CDS encoding pre-rRNA-processing protein TSR2: MTAPSEPAQLLSAAIRQSNFEQGIAYALHLWPALTLSVQNGWGGPDSADKRDWFAGAVSDLFPEFTDAPPQGPPATAAPEPDQEEVETVLLQVMIDEFDVNVDDDSGAEVAGQIIRARTQCAAGQFDEVNVLRERFSNRKGNKVDQMFKKAEDADQDTDWESDDSNDDEDDVDDDDQGAGADVEMGDAPALVSAAKEKKPGPQVDEDGFTMVTKRK, from the exons ATGACGGCACCATCAGAGCCAGCGCAACTGTTGTCGGCTG CAATCCGCCAGTCCAACTTTGAACAGGGCATCGCCTATGCCCTCCATCTCTGGCCCGCCTTGACGCTGTCCGTGCAAAACGGCTGGGGAGGccccgactcggccgacaAGCGAGACTGGTTCGCTGGCGCCGTATCCGATCTATTCCCCGAATTCACCGATGCGCCACCCCAAGGCCCACCGGCCACTGCAGCCCCCGAGCCGGATCAGGAGGAGGTAGAGACGGTATTGCTGCAGGTCATGATTGACGAGTTCGACgtcaacgtcgacgacgactctGGCGCCGAGGTGGCTGGTCAGATTATCCGAGCACGGACCCAGTGTGCAGCTGGGCAGTTTGACGAGGTGAACGTGCTCAGGGAACGGTTCTCGAACCGCAAGGGCAACAAGGTGGATCAGATGTTCAAAAAGGCCGAGGATGCAGACCAAGACACCGACTGGGAATCGGATGATtcaaacgacgacgaagacgacgtcgacgacgacgaccaagggGCAGGTGCAGATGTCGAGATGGGCGACGCGCCCGCCTTGGTGTCTGCGGCAAAGGAGAAGAAGCCCGGGCCGCaggtggacgaggatgggTTCACCATGGTGACGAAGAGAAAATGA
- a CDS encoding glucose-repressible protein, whose amino-acid sequence METAKQAVNYVSETIQGAASGASKEANKQVAKDGNVDVSTRLSAAKDAVGDKLEESGHNSKAEVHKQYVKN is encoded by the exons ATGGAGACCGCCAAGCAAGCCGTGAACTACGTCTCTGAAACCATCCAGGGCGCTGCATCTGGAGCCAGCAAGGAGGCAAACAAGCAGGTCGCCAAGGACGGTAACGTCGACGTTAGCACTCG ACTTTCGGCTGCCAAGGACGCTGTTGGTGACAAGCTGGAGGAGAGCGGCCACAACAGCAAGGCTGAAGTTCACAAGCAATACGTTAAGAATTAA
- a CDS encoding Riboflavin kinase: MTASRPAIVGPDAGPETPYPLRMEGRVIAGFGRGSKELGIPTANLPVDTASTPWIADARSGVYFGYASLALPASHPDQLPSSASAPTPAVVFPMVMSIGYNPFYKNTVRSAEVHLLHRFKADFYDCHMRLLLLGFIREEKDYKSIDALVDDIKFDCDVARKSLAREAWTEKASVDDAWWLEARL, from the exons ATGACCGCCTCACGccccgccatcgtcggccctGACGCCGGCCCGGAGACACCCTACCCGCTGCGGATGGAAGGTCGCGTCATCGCCGGTTTCGGCCGTGGCTCGAAAGAG CTCGGCATCCCAACTGCCAACCTTCCAGTCGACACGGCCAGCACGCCCTGGATCGCCGATGCAAGATCAGGCGTCTACTTCGGCTACGCATCACTCGCCCTTCCGGCATCCCACCCCGACCAACTCCCGTCGTCCGCATCGGCACCGACCCCTGCTGTTGTCTTTCCCATGGTCATGTCCATCGGCTACAACCCCTTCTACAAGAACACGGTACGCAGCGCTGAAGTTCACCTCCTTCATCGCTTCAAAGCCGACTTCTACGACTGTCACATGcgtctgctcctcctcggcttcATCCGTGAGGAAAAGGACTACAAGAgcatcgacgccctcgtcgatgacATCAAGTTCGACTGCGACGTCGCCCGGAAGAGCTTGGCCCGCGAGGCCTGGACGGAGAAGGCGTCCGTCGATGACGCTTGGTGGCTCGAGGCCCGGTTGTGA
- a CDS encoding acetyl-hydrolase, which translates to MKKLSTASVSLAVTPTVVTTLFSHASLTISSTWIGHVVTCDSWTDETKSQYLHRKHFREQPTAHLSYDQGLHLIRSFLEFASHHTVEELQAFTSQSVPCPQWVKADEAVVSDEQLTRSADLLQAHLGPDGIRQVGGKGWWQWRKPKSSLQAEWIEMRSDANERKKTGDAGKRVMMYIHGGAYFFGSVDEHRYQMQRHARKLKARVFAPKYRLAPQFPFPCGLQDCLAAYLHLLQTQHPSTIVLAGDSAGGGMVVSLLCVLRDQGVPLPAGAILISPWVDLTHSFPSLSADAPLDYIPQSGFHHKPSRAWPPLDDAAIAQLREEAAKRKLGVDAKKPAGADTVEKRQLPSIATSEKTVEVKGDNGEMKSDTEGHLSIMMDGELVTIKDQIHMYTTNALLTHPLVSPVMQPTLGGLPPVLVMVGGGEILRDEQIFLAHKFANPAKYAPSADIMTDRGRELLQKYCPTDVQLQVWDGLCHVAPTLSFTRPAKYMFRSVSQFGAWAFARAQKTGIEIMDDDAISVISTESDTDISAAKQGKQKSSVPAQVGKAGDPLPPFRKHMIRQRVTRHGMTLPLAPESDLPGCCMESASVCVIKEEPVKKWMAMKRQWDDNYSSATAKVHRKIVKDLTIGLRELYPDEHPPPTALAGRVRIESELAVGKNKRSLGLAFWSLLGSKHDEATVEREKQAGREPDVLAVTGDEGQGARPFADIEAQKPALASADAESQNHSECRTVIEEQPTDGDVDETPIAALLAERRAREDSGVGLGPNYVPKTGVAGKRPILDGIALPFSLKKDAETASMLTLNSAVSPGPNSPPMTPLGPQFHVTGPLKAEAAVKTEQEQREKPAVLPEVPTIVAPDSVTERDDESRSNTGPTHPAASWEASGTASWWPFAP; encoded by the exons ATGAAGAAACTCAGTACTGCGTCCGTCTCGCTGGCCGTTACGCCGACCGTCGTGACCACCCTGTTCTCACATGCAAGTCTCACAATCTCCAGCACTTGGATCGGCCACGTTGTGACTTGTGATTCCTGGACTGACGAGACGAAATCACAGTACCTCCACAGAAAGCATTTCAGAGAGCAACCGACGGCCCACCTGTCGTACGATCAAGGGTTACATCTGATCCGCTCGTTTCTCGAGTTCGCCTCACACCATACCGTCGAGGAACTCCAGGCGTTTACCTCGCAATCGGTGCCGTGCCCGCAATGGGTCAAGGctgacgaggccgtcgtttCCGACGAGCAGCTCACCCGATCGGCCGATCTTCTCCAGGCCCACCTTGGGCCTGATGGCATCCGTCAAGTTGGCGGCAAGGGTTGGTGGCAGTGGAGGAAGCCCAAGTCATCGCTGCAGGCCGAGTGGATCGAGATGCGATCGGACGCCAACGAGCGGAAGAAGACGGGCGATGCGGGAAAACGCGTCATGATGTACATACATGGTGGCGCCTATTTCTTCGGAAGCGTGGACGAGCATCGGTACCAGATGCAGCGGCACGCCCGCAAGCTCAAGGCAAGAGTCTTCGCCCCCAAGTACCGGCTCGCACCGCAGTTCCCATTCCCTTGCGGCCTGCAGGATTGTCTGGCGGCCTACCTTCACCTCCTGCAAACCCAACACCCGAGCACCattgtcctcgccggcgattcggccggcggcggcatggtcGTCTCGCTTCTCTGCGTCTTGCGCGACCAGGGCGTTCCTCTCCCCGCCGGCGCCATTCTCATCAGTCCCTGGGTCGACTTGACGCACTCTTTTCCCAGCCTGTCGGCCGATGCTCCCCTGGACTACATACCTCAGTCGGGCTTCCATCATAAGCCATCGCGAGCGTGGCCaccgctcgacgacgcagccatTGCCCAGCTTCGAGAGGAGGCTGCGAAAAGGAAGCTAGGTGTTGATGCCAAGAAGcctgccggcgccgacacgGTCGAAAAACGGCAACTGCCGTCCATTGCGACGAGTGAGAAGACGGTTGAAGTGAAAGGCGACAACGGCGAGATGAAGTCGGATACCGAAGGGCACCTTTCCATCATGatggacggcgagctcgtcaccATCAAAGATCAGATACAT ATGTACACTACGAACGCTCTCCTCACGCACCCGCTGGTCAGCCCCGTGATGCAACCGACTCTCGGCGGATTGCCGCCGGTGCTCGTCAtggtcggcggtggcgagatTTTGCGTGACGAGCAAATTTTTCTGGCCCATAAGTTTGCGAACCCTGCCAAGTATGCTCCGTCAGCCGATATCATGACGGATCGAGGGCGAGAGCTTCTCCAAAAGTACTGTCCGACCGACGTTCAACTTCAAGTCTGGGACGGCCTATGCCATGTAGCCCCGACACTCAGCTTCACCCGACCCGCAAAGTACATGTTTCGCTCCGTTTCCCAGTTCGGCGCCTGGGCCTTTGCTCGAGCGCAGAAGACGGGAATCGAGATCATGGATGACGACGCCATATCCGTCATTTCGACCGAATCGGACACCGACATttcggcggcgaagcaggGAAAACAAAAGTCTTCCGTGCCAGCTCAAGTGGGAAAAGCGGGCGATCCTCTACCACCGTTCCGGAAGCACATGATTCGGCAAAGAGTCACGCGCCATGGCATGACTCTTCCTCTTGCACCGGAGTCGGACCTTCCCGGCTGCTGCATGGAGTCGGCCTCTGTCTGCGTCATCAAGGAAGAGCCGGTCAAGAAATGGATGGCGATGAAGCGGCAGTGGGATGACAATTATTCCTCCGCCACGGCCAAGGTGCACCGGAAGATTGTCAAAGATCTCACCATCGGGCTGCGGGAGCTGTATCCCGATGagcatccgccgccgaccgcgTTGGCCGGTAGAGTGCGGATCGAGTCCGAGCTGGCCGTGGGAAAGAACAAGAGGAGTCTCGGCTTAGCATTTTGGTCGCTTCTGGGTTCCAAGCACGACGAGGCTACCGTCGAGCGAGAAAAGCAGGCAGGTCGAGAGCCAGACGTCCTGGCGGTAACAGGTGACGAGGGGCAAGGCGCAAGGCCCTTTGCCGACATCGAGGCACAGAAGCCTGCGTTGGCatcggccgatgccgaaagTCAAAATCACTCCGAGTGTCGGACCGTGATTGAGGAACAGCCGACTGATGGAGACGTTGACGAAACgcccatcgccgccctcctaGCCGAGCGCCGCGCCAGGGAGGACTctggcgtcggcctcggccccaACTACGTACCCAAGACCGGCGTAGCAGGGAAGCGACCGATACTGGACGGCATTGCCCTGCCGTTTAGCCTGAAGAAGGACGCGGAAACGGCGAGCATGCTGACGCTGAACTCGGCCGTGAGCCCGGGGCCGAACTCACCCCCGATGACCCCTCTGGGGCCGCAGTTCCATGTCACGGGACCACTGAAGGCTGAAGCAGCCGTCAAgacggagcaggagcagcggGAGAAGCCGGCAGTGCTACCAGAGGTGCCGACGATCGTCGCGCCGGACTCTGTCACCGAGCGAGATGATGAATCGAGATCCAACACGGGCCCTACACATCCGGCAGCTTCCTGGGAGGCCTCTGGGACCGCCAGTTGGTGGCCCTTTGCGCCGTAG
- a CDS encoding AP-1-like protein — protein MASAGDGGGSLPPNFFLTPHQQNLLFAALNTNNQQNPASPTQNTLALSPNSFKSSPMRPMDSGALNESPYLDNSYEYEFGDSTFDFSFASADQPSMIGDIPDTAQSDSTENESSEKRGHPDDEDDGSAPGNDSKRHESTDKVPKKPGRKPLTSEPTSKRKAQNRAAQRAFRERKEKHLKDLETKVEELEKESAATNHENSKLRAQVDSITAELGLYKQRLSVMSSMNKTTVPREKVPFGNAALVNLSDVNFQFEFPKFGSLPGPPSNKQSTPSQPISPQPNGQLLSAQSTGAKSPAPVQPSVHDGLPTFSGIFTPSMSNSYRTGSRISLDSGNASLGGAISSPSASSNSNAGPSSSCGTSPESSNQSPMAFKPLETLTTIGEEQNAATQFTAVDIASPSFDWLANQNGGHFDPQLFGDYREPQDNILSNPNLDEFFNDAFNADFVTPYNTAPASMMPKKNLIDEIDAQQNSVDDHPPKNMNCNQIWEKLQDCPKAQSGEFDLDGLCSELTKKAKCSGSGPVVGEKDFDTILKKYMGKDVSSKCVASTLGISVKQEQPNGVAIP, from the exons ATGGCTTCCGCAGGTGATGGAGGGGGCTCCCTGCCACCCAACTTCTTCTTGACCCCGCACCAGCAGAACCTTCTCTTTGCTGCTCTCAACACCAACAACCAGCAGAATCCTGCGTCTCCCACCCAGAACACACTCGCTCTGTCCCCCAACTCGTTCAAGAGCTCTCCAATGCGGCCCATGGACAGTGGTGCCCTCAACGAGAGTCCCTATCTCGACAACAGCTACGAGTACGAATTTGGCGATTCCACCTTTGACTTTTCCTTTGCCAGCGCCGATCAACCCAGCATGATCGGGGACATACCCGACACCGCCCAATCCGACTCGACCGAGAACGAGTCTAGCGAGAAGAGGGGTCATCccgacgatgaggacgacggctccgCTCCGGGAAACGATTCCAAACGCCATGAGAGCACCGACAAGGTTCCCAAGAAACCTGGCCGGAAGCCCCTCACGTCCGAGCCAACCTCG AAGCGCAAGGCCCAGAATCGGGCTGCGCAGCGGGCCTTCCGAGAGCGGAAAGAAAAGCATCTCAAAGACCTCGAGACCAAGGTGGAGGAGTTGGAGAAGGAGTCGGCGGCCACGAACCATGAAAATTCAAAGCTGCGCGCTCAGGTTGACAGCATCACTGCCGAGCTGGGCCTCTACAAGCAGAGGCTGTCGGTCATGTCTAGCATGAACAAGACCACGGTCCCGAGGGAAAAGGTCCCTTTCGGAAACGCTGCCCTCGTCAACCTAAGCGACGTCAACTTCCAGTTCGAGTTCCCCAAGTTCGGAAGTCTACCCGGTCCGCCGTCCAACAAGCAGTCGACCCCCTCTCAACCTATCAGCCCTCAGCCGAATGGACAACTGCTGAGCGCCCAGAGCACCGGTGCCAAATCCCCTGCGCCTGTCCAACCTTCTGTTCATGATGGCCTGCCCACCTTTTCCGGCATCTTCACTCCGTCCATGAGCAACTCCTACAGGACAGGCTCGAGGATAAGTCTGGATTCTGGAAACGCGAGCCTCGGAGGCGCCATCAGCTCCCCATCTGCGTCGTCAAACTCCAACGCCGGTCCTAGCTCTTCTTGCGGCACCTCGCCCGAGTCTTCGAACCAGTCTCCCATGGCCTTCAAACCACTGGAGACGCTCACGACGATTGGCGAGGAGCAGAATGCCGCCACGCAGTTCACCGCCGTGGACATTGCAAGTCCCAGCTTTGACTGGTTGGCGAACCAGAACGGAGGTCACTTCGATCCACAACTCTTCGGCGACTATCGTGAGCCACAAGACAACATTCTCTCCAACCCGAACCTCGACGAATTTTTCAACGATGCCTTCAATGCTGATTTCGTGACGCCCTACAACACAGCACCCGCCTCAATGATGCCCAAGAAGAATCTCATTGACGAAATCGACGCCCAGCAGAACTCGGTGGATGATCACCCGCCGAAGAACATGAACTGCAACCAAATTTG GGAGAAATTGCAAGATTGCCCCAAGGCGCAGAGCGGCGAGTTTGACTTGGATGGTCTCTGCTCCGAGCTCACCAAGAAGGCCAAATGTTCCGGCAGCGGCCCTGTTGTCGGAGAGAAAGACTTTGACACAATATTGAAAAAATACATGGGCAAGGATGTGTCATCCAAATGCGTCGCCAGCACCCTTGGTATCTCGGTCAAGCAAGAGCAGCCCAACGGAGTGGCGATACCGTAA
- a CDS encoding hypothetical protein (related to Protein FMP52, mitochondrial) encodes MSSAAAIIGSTGLVGSHILTTLLEGNAYKPIQTITRRAPKSTSAKLEAVVDADTSRWAALLAALSPSPTTAFSALGTTRAAAGSIENQWKIDHDLNIELATAAKKAGVKTFVFISSGGTRGLLSGFAPYAKMKNGVEDAVKGLGFDHAVILKPGVILGDREQKRTGEGIAQTIARGLGKAGQGIQDMVGQDAEVIARAAVRAVELVDQGKAPSAYWVIEAKEIVKLGRAEWSSKPAAADPATTAAAPEPAAAPTTAAPTTVAPTTAAPTTAAPAPEAPTSAQ; translated from the coding sequence ATGtcctctgccgccgccatcatcggctcgaccggcctcgtcggctcccACATCCTCACGACGCTCCTCGAAGGCAACGCGTACAAGCCCATCCAGACCATCACCCGCCGCGCGCCAAAGTCGACTTcggcgaagctcgaggccgtcgtcgacgccgacacgTCCCGGTGGgcggccctcctcgccgccctctcgCCGAGTCCCACCACCGCCTTCTCCGCCCTTGGCAcgacgcgggcggcggcgggcagcaTCGAGAACCAGTGGAAGATCGACCACGACCTCAACATTGAGCTtgccacggcggccaagaaggctGGCGTCAAGACCTTCGTCTTCATCTCCAGCGGCGGCACGCGCGGCCTCCTCTCGGGCTTCGCACCCTATGCCAAGATGAAGAACGGAGTCGAGGATGCGGTCAAGggcctcggcttcgaccACGCCGTCATCCTGAAGCCCGGCGTGATCCTGGGCGACCGCGAGCAGAAGAGGACGGGCGAGGGGATCGCGCAGACCATTGCCcgcggcctcggcaaggCCGGTCAAGGCATCCAGGACATGGTTGGTCAGGATGCCGAAGTcatcgcccgcgccgccgtccgcgccgtcgagctcgtcgaccaggGCAAGGCCCCGAGCGCCTATTGGGTCATCGAGGCCAAGGAAATCGTCAAGCTCGGCCGCGCCGAGTGGTCGTCGAAGCCAGCCGCTGCGGACCCTGCGACGACTGCGGCGGCACCCGAGCCCGCGGCGGCacccacgacggcggcacccaCGACAGTGGCACCCACGACAGCGGCacccacgacggcggcacccgCACCAGAGGCACCCACATCCGCGCAGTGA
- a CDS encoding protein kinase, producing MGNGQGKPVDLSGEVNLNHFRLLRVVGRGAFGKVRIVERKDTSLSFALKYIRKDEVVKSESVRNIIRERRMLEHVNHPFICNLRYSFQDIEYMYLVVDLMSGGDLRFHISRKTFTEEAVRFWIAELGCALRYIHGQGIIHRDVKPDNVLLDSDGHVHLTDFNVASDVITGRILTSKSGTLAYLSPEVYSGKGYDIRADWWSLGVLFYECIYNKRPFDGSNEATLSQQIQKTAPKYPVTQPPVSLPCLYAIRAAMDPSPQTRLGSTWESFIYHDFFKSIDFDLLEQKRIEPIFVPSSDKTNFDATYDLEELLLEEAPLEARARRQKPREPLKEDATDQEIREDELYRMIERDFQSFDYTVAAYMKYYSPNPMRRICVLIVSCRMTEANQELNYDNQAGAPSGGPHALTTGAATPGSVRADGRLVSQPLASGQVSSSENRQAQPSRKAPPPPLQYQSGYVSKPLPPTSSRVASPTGGVQVTLDGGGSWSELARQDSTLPTDANSAANPKNESSGGVFGFLKGKRGRNNSPKPRERGVLGKEGARVVIS from the exons ATGGGCAACGGCCAAGGAAAGCCCGTTGACCTCAGCGGTGAAG TCAACCTCAATCATTTTCGTTTGTTGAGAGTCGTCGGTCGTGGTGCGTTCGGAAAGGTTCGCATCGTCGAACGTAAAGATACGAGCTTGTCCTTTGCTCTCAAATACATCCGCAAGGATGAAG TCGTCAAGTCCGAGAGCGTGCGCAACATCATCCGCGAACGGCGGATGCTCGAGCATGTCAACCACCCATTCATTTGCAACTTGCGATACAGCTTCCAGGACatcgagtacat gtacctcgtcgtcgatctcATGAGCGGCGGCGATCTACGATTTCACATTTCCCGAAAGACCTTTACCGAAGAAGCTGTCCGCTTCTGGATTGCCGAGCTGGGCTGCGCATTGAGATACATCCACGGCCAGGGTATCATCCACAGAGATGTGAAGCCCGACAACGTGCTCCTCGATTCCGATGGCCATGTTCACTTGACCGACTTC AACGTTGCCTCCGATGTGATTACCGGCAGGATTCTGACGAGCAAGTCAGGCACCCTCGCTTACCTGTCGCCAGAGGTTTACTCTGGCAAGGGCTACGACATCCGCGCAGACTGGTGGTCGCTAGGTGTTCTGTTCTACGAGTGCATCTATAACAAG CGTCCATTCGACGGGAGCAATGAAGCTACGCTCAGCCAACAAATACAAAAGACGGCGCCCAAATATCCCGTCACCCAGCCGCCGGTGTCTCTGCCTTGTCTCTACGCCATCCGCGCCGCCATGGACCCCAGTCCCCAGACACGCCTTGGCAGCACGTGGGAGAGCTTCATCTACCACGACTTCTTCAAGTCGATCGATTTTGATCTGCTTGAGCAAAAGCGCATCGAGCCCATCTTTGTTCCTTCCTCCGACAAGACCAACTTCGATGCTACGTACGACTTGGAGGAGCTTCTACTCGAAGAGGCCCCCCTCGAGGCTCGTGCAAGGAGGCAAAAGCCTCGAGAGCCATTAAAGGAGGATGCAACAGACCAGGAGATCAGAGAGGATGAGCTCTACCGCATGATTGAAAGGGATTTCCAGTCGTTCGACTACACCGTGGCCGCCTACATGAAGTATTATAGCCCAAACCCCATGCGACGCATTTGTGTGCTGATCGTTTCATGCAGGATGACCGAGGCAAATCAGGAGCTGAATTACGACAACCAAGCAGGAGCCCCCAGCGGTGGACCCCATGCTCTCACGACAGGCGCCGCGACACCTGGTTCGGTCAGAGCCGACGGTCGGCTCGTCAGCCAGCCGCTGGCTTCCGGACAAGTGTCCAGCTCCGAGAACAGGCAAGCCCAACCATCGAGAaaagcgccgccgccgcctctgcAGTACCAGAGCGGCTATGTTTCAAAACCTTTGCCACCAACTAGCAGTCGTGTAGCGAGCCCGACAGGCGGCGTGCAGGTAACCctggatggcggcggcagtTGGTCTGAGCTCGCTCGTCAAGACAGCACACTCCCGACCGACGCCAACTCGGCTGCCAACCCCAAGAACGAAAGCTCCGGCGGCGTCTTTGGCTTCCTCAAGGGAAAGAGAGGTCGGAACAACAGTCCGAAGCCGCGGGAGCGGGGTGTGCTCGGCAAAGAAGGCGCGCGAGTTGTCATTAGCTAG